A stretch of Janibacter endophyticus DNA encodes these proteins:
- a CDS encoding crotonase/enoyl-CoA hydratase family protein, translated as MSGMTYETLTYEVDGDGIATITLDRPEAMNAFTVRMHEELIDVFGRVSVDDDAKVVIVTGAGRAFCAGMDLSSEGNVFGIDEERTATPADIRERPLDPELLDGIRDTGGKVTLAIFRCTKPVIAAINGPAVGIGATMPCAMDFRLASTKARIGFVFGRLGIVPEAASSWFLPRVVGVESALELFYTAEIRTAEQMQEIGYLRSVHEPEDLLPAARELALRLVAGRSPVATALTRWMVYRNSAATHPFDAHAVESIAMQQTSMGDGKEGVAAFLEKRDPEFTGKASELPAFAPWDERDEIVP; from the coding sequence ATGAGCGGCATGACGTACGAGACCCTCACCTACGAGGTCGACGGGGACGGGATCGCGACGATCACCCTCGACCGGCCCGAGGCGATGAACGCCTTCACCGTGCGGATGCACGAGGAGCTCATCGACGTCTTCGGGCGGGTCAGCGTGGACGACGACGCCAAGGTCGTCATCGTCACCGGGGCCGGGCGGGCCTTCTGCGCCGGGATGGACCTCTCGAGCGAGGGCAACGTCTTCGGGATCGACGAGGAGCGGACCGCGACGCCCGCCGACATCCGGGAGCGGCCCCTCGACCCGGAGCTGCTCGACGGCATCCGTGACACCGGCGGCAAGGTGACGCTCGCGATCTTCCGCTGCACCAAGCCCGTCATCGCCGCGATCAACGGCCCGGCCGTGGGGATCGGCGCGACGATGCCGTGCGCGATGGACTTCCGGCTCGCGTCGACGAAGGCCCGGATCGGTTTCGTCTTCGGCCGGCTCGGCATCGTGCCGGAGGCGGCGAGCTCGTGGTTCCTGCCGCGGGTCGTCGGGGTCGAGTCCGCGCTCGAGCTCTTCTACACCGCCGAGATCCGCACGGCCGAGCAGATGCAGGAGATCGGCTACCTCCGCTCCGTCCACGAGCCCGAGGACCTCCTGCCCGCCGCCCGCGAGCTGGCACTGCGGCTCGTCGCCGGGCGCTCGCCCGTCGCGACGGCGCTCACGCGGTGGATGGTCTACCGCAACTCCGCCGCCACCCACCCCTTCGACGCGCACGCCGTCGAGTCGATCGCGATGCAGCAGACGTCGATGGGCGACGGCAAGGAGGGCGTCGCCGCGTTCCTCGAGAAGCGGGACCCGGAGTTCACCGGCAAGGCCTCGGAGCTGCCCGCCTTCGCCCCGTGGGACGAGCGGGACGAGATCGTCCCGTAG
- a CDS encoding NAD(P)H-dependent flavin oxidoreductase — MTLPAQLRGRLRLPVVASPMFLASGPDLVIGACRAGVLGTFPALNQRTTEGFDEWLTEIDEALAAPETAPYGVNLIVHRTNARIEADLERIVAHKVPLVITSLGAAREVVDAVHSYGGLVFHDVTGAHHAAKAAEAGVDGIIVVSAGAGGHAGAINPFALVADVRRVWDGTLLLAGALSTGRDVLAAQAAGADLAYMGTRFLATEEAMVGDDYKQMLTTHTAQEIVYTPSISSIPASFLRGSIVAAGLDPERLAQPERVDLHHVTNPHASEAKEHKAWRDIWSAGQGVAAIDDVVPVAQLVDRLADEYEQAKGDLLTVLGEASA, encoded by the coding sequence ATGACGCTCCCAGCACAGCTCCGCGGAAGGCTCCGCCTGCCCGTCGTGGCCTCCCCGATGTTCCTCGCCTCCGGGCCCGACCTCGTCATCGGGGCCTGCCGCGCCGGTGTCCTCGGGACCTTCCCGGCGCTCAACCAGCGCACCACCGAGGGCTTCGACGAGTGGCTCACGGAAATCGACGAGGCGCTCGCGGCCCCTGAGACGGCTCCCTACGGCGTCAACCTCATCGTCCACCGGACCAACGCGCGGATCGAGGCCGACCTCGAGCGGATAGTGGCCCACAAGGTGCCGCTCGTCATCACCAGCCTCGGCGCCGCCCGCGAGGTCGTCGACGCCGTCCACTCCTACGGCGGCCTCGTCTTCCACGACGTCACCGGCGCCCACCACGCGGCCAAGGCCGCGGAGGCCGGCGTCGACGGGATCATCGTCGTCTCCGCCGGTGCCGGCGGGCACGCCGGTGCGATCAACCCCTTCGCCCTCGTCGCGGACGTGCGCCGTGTCTGGGACGGGACGCTGCTGCTCGCCGGTGCGCTGTCGACCGGCCGCGACGTCCTCGCCGCCCAGGCGGCCGGGGCCGACCTCGCGTACATGGGCACCCGCTTCCTCGCGACCGAGGAGGCGATGGTCGGCGACGACTACAAGCAGATGCTCACGACCCACACGGCGCAGGAGATCGTCTACACGCCGTCGATCTCCTCGATCCCCGCGAGCTTCCTCCGCGGGTCGATCGTCGCGGCCGGGCTCGACCCCGAGCGGCTCGCCCAGCCCGAGCGGGTCGACTTGCACCACGTGACGAACCCCCATGCGTCCGAGGCGAAGGAGCACAAGGCCTGGCGCGACATCTGGTCCGCTGGGCAGGGCGTGGCCGCCATCGACGACGTCGTCCCGGTGGCCCAGCTCGTCGACCGGCTGGCCGACGAGTACGAGCAGGCGAAGGGGGACCTCCTCACGGTCCTCGGAGAGGCGAGCGCATGA
- a CDS encoding SDR family NAD(P)-dependent oxidoreductase: MNPLGSVVSTVADAVTGAVTGESRPALEVAGSTAVVTGAAGGMGEHVARGLARRGAHVAIIDVDADGLARVGETIAAEAPGVTVTPYVVDLADRDAVTTLGARLGDAHPDVRVLVNNAGVALGGRFLQTTEDDFDWLMEINLHTPIRLTRALLPIMLENGEGQVVGLSSLFGLVGPAGQTAYSTSKFGHRGFLESLASELSAEGRSVGVTSVHPGGIRTNIATNARVGADVDPAEAAQGQKAFAKMLKYPADKAGEEIVEALIARRRRLLIGNDAKGLDVLARVTPSGYWGVMQRAMNAAGGSSTN; the protein is encoded by the coding sequence ATGAACCCGCTCGGCTCGGTCGTCTCGACGGTCGCGGACGCAGTGACGGGTGCCGTCACCGGCGAGAGCCGCCCGGCACTCGAGGTCGCCGGCTCGACCGCGGTCGTCACCGGCGCCGCGGGTGGCATGGGCGAGCACGTCGCCCGGGGCCTGGCCCGTCGCGGTGCCCACGTCGCGATCATCGACGTCGACGCCGACGGGCTGGCCCGCGTGGGCGAGACGATCGCCGCAGAGGCGCCCGGTGTCACCGTGACGCCCTACGTGGTCGACCTCGCCGACCGTGACGCCGTGACGACCCTCGGCGCCCGGCTGGGTGACGCCCACCCCGACGTGCGAGTGCTCGTCAACAACGCCGGCGTCGCGCTCGGTGGCCGCTTCCTCCAGACGACGGAGGACGACTTCGACTGGCTCATGGAGATCAACCTCCACACGCCGATCCGGCTCACCCGGGCGCTGCTGCCGATCATGCTCGAGAACGGCGAGGGTCAGGTCGTCGGCCTCTCCAGCCTCTTCGGGCTCGTCGGTCCGGCCGGGCAGACGGCGTACAGCACGAGCAAGTTCGGGCATCGCGGGTTCCTCGAGTCGCTCGCGAGCGAGCTGTCCGCGGAGGGACGGTCGGTCGGGGTGACCTCGGTGCACCCCGGCGGCATCAGGACGAACATCGCGACGAACGCCCGGGTCGGCGCGGACGTCGACCCAGCCGAGGCCGCGCAGGGACAGAAGGCCTTCGCCAAGATGCTGAAGTACCCGGCGGACAAGGCCGGCGAGGAGATCGTCGAGGCGCTCATCGCGCGGCGCCGCCGCCTGCTCATCGGCAACGACGCCAAGGGCCTCGACGTCCTCGCCCGGGTCACGCCGAGCGGGTACTGGGGCGTCATGCAGCGAGCCATGAACGCCGCGGGCGGCAGCTCGACGAACTGA
- a CDS encoding flavin-containing monooxygenase, translating into MTITPDAAAAGSTLPEEVEVLVVGAGLSGIGAAYRIQEANPGIDYVVLEGREASGGTWDLFRYPGVRSDSDMYTLSFPFRPWTSAQAIADGDEILDYIRATARDAGIDRRIRYGCTVVGAEWSTPEQRWTVTVRTAEGERTIRTGYLHLGSGYYDYESPHDAGFVGTEDFAGEIVHPQLWPEGLDHAGKRVVVIGSGATAVSLVPAIAQTATTTTMLQRTPSYVFQVPGEDVVVQGLRKALPPQAVHRIARVKNVGMQGFLYQLSRVRPKAANALVMHDLRRHLPQGVIDEHFTPPYDVWDQRLCAVRGGDLFEVIQEGRAEVVTGHIDRFVPEGVRLTDGRVVEADIVVTATGLRLKALGGIDFRLDGADVPLAETFAYRGLMLGGVPNVSMTVGYTNASWTLRADLVSRYVARLIRHMRDHGYGVAVPVAPEGMTAAPILDLTAGYIQRSIGAFPKAGDRAPWTMPQNYVKDTIVFRRADVTEDMHFVPKGAGPVTLPRGASAPARLELPGSSSNTDDSLGDTIVEVPA; encoded by the coding sequence GTGACCATCACTCCCGACGCAGCCGCTGCCGGCAGCACCCTCCCCGAGGAGGTCGAGGTCCTCGTCGTCGGCGCGGGGCTCTCCGGCATCGGCGCGGCGTACCGCATCCAGGAGGCCAACCCCGGGATCGACTACGTCGTCCTCGAGGGTCGGGAGGCGAGCGGGGGCACGTGGGACCTCTTCCGCTACCCCGGCGTGCGCTCCGACTCGGACATGTACACGCTGTCCTTCCCCTTCCGCCCATGGACGAGCGCGCAGGCCATCGCCGACGGCGACGAGATCCTCGACTACATCCGCGCGACGGCGCGTGACGCCGGGATCGACCGGCGGATCCGTTACGGCTGCACGGTCGTCGGGGCCGAGTGGTCGACGCCGGAGCAGCGCTGGACGGTGACGGTGCGCACGGCCGAGGGCGAGCGGACGATCCGCACCGGATACCTCCACCTCGGGTCCGGCTACTACGACTACGAGTCGCCGCACGACGCCGGCTTCGTCGGCACCGAGGACTTCGCCGGGGAGATCGTCCACCCGCAGCTCTGGCCCGAGGGGCTCGACCACGCCGGCAAGCGGGTCGTCGTCATCGGGTCGGGGGCCACCGCCGTCAGCCTGGTCCCCGCGATCGCGCAGACCGCGACGACGACGACGATGCTCCAGCGCACCCCGAGCTATGTCTTCCAGGTGCCGGGCGAGGACGTCGTCGTCCAGGGCCTGCGCAAGGCGCTGCCTCCCCAGGCGGTCCACCGCATCGCCCGGGTGAAGAACGTCGGCATGCAGGGCTTCCTCTACCAGCTCTCCCGGGTCCGGCCGAAGGCGGCGAACGCGCTCGTCATGCACGACCTCAGGCGGCACCTGCCCCAAGGTGTCATCGACGAGCACTTCACGCCGCCCTACGACGTGTGGGACCAGCGCCTGTGTGCCGTGCGTGGCGGCGACCTCTTCGAGGTCATCCAGGAGGGCCGGGCCGAGGTCGTCACCGGCCACATCGACCGCTTCGTGCCCGAAGGGGTCCGCCTCACCGACGGCCGGGTCGTCGAGGCCGACATCGTTGTCACCGCGACGGGCCTGCGGCTCAAGGCCCTCGGGGGCATCGACTTCCGTCTCGACGGCGCCGATGTGCCGCTCGCGGAGACCTTCGCCTACCGCGGTCTCATGCTGGGCGGGGTGCCCAACGTCTCGATGACCGTCGGCTACACCAACGCGTCATGGACGCTGCGCGCCGACCTCGTGAGCCGCTACGTCGCCCGCCTCATCCGGCACATGCGCGACCACGGGTACGGCGTGGCCGTGCCTGTCGCGCCCGAAGGGATGACCGCTGCCCCGATCCTCGACCTCACCGCCGGCTACATCCAGCGCTCGATCGGCGCCTTCCCCAAGGCCGGCGACCGCGCGCCGTGGACGATGCCGCAGAACTACGTCAAGGACACGATCGTCTTCCGCCGGGCGGACGTCACCGAGGACATGCACTTCGTGCCGAAGGGCGCCGGTCCGGTCACCCTGCCGAGGGGCGCGTCCGCACCCGCACGTCTCGAGCTGCCAGGATCGTCGAGCAACACCGACGACTCGCTCGGTGACACCATCGTGGAGGTACCTGCATGA
- a CDS encoding alpha/beta hydrolase, giving the protein MDYRPTGAERAQRAAFMALLGLPVRVRRAIAGRPEIVDGQRLDPDLQVGLAVLNRLPAKELDEMPVPEARAALKSESWIFAGESPEVGGVTDVRIADRFGARLYLPPRPARASKGSTQPMAAVVYLHGGGWVLGDVETHDVVCRRICVGAEVAVLNVDYRLAPEHPFPAAVEDSVEAFRWLREHAGEHGIDPDRIAVAGDSAGGNLSAVVCQVTRDEGTPMPAFQALVVPATDFSTDYPSATTFAEGYFLTQTNMDWYEQHYLGNHDRTDPRASPLLANDLSGLPPAYVAVAGWDPLRDEGVAYAEALRAAGVPVTLRVHEDAVHPFINIGAVDLGRRCQTELIGALRVGLGV; this is encoded by the coding sequence ATGGACTACCGCCCCACCGGTGCCGAGCGCGCCCAGCGCGCCGCCTTCATGGCTCTCCTCGGGCTGCCGGTGCGCGTTCGCCGCGCCATCGCCGGCCGCCCTGAGATCGTCGACGGCCAACGCCTCGACCCCGACCTCCAGGTCGGGCTGGCCGTGCTCAACCGCCTGCCCGCCAAGGAGCTCGACGAGATGCCGGTGCCCGAGGCCCGGGCCGCCCTGAAGTCGGAGTCGTGGATCTTCGCCGGGGAGTCGCCCGAGGTGGGCGGTGTGACCGACGTGCGGATCGCGGACCGCTTCGGCGCCCGGCTCTACCTGCCGCCGCGTCCCGCCCGCGCGTCCAAGGGATCGACGCAGCCGATGGCCGCCGTCGTCTACCTCCACGGCGGCGGCTGGGTGCTCGGCGACGTCGAGACCCACGACGTCGTCTGCCGCCGGATCTGCGTCGGTGCCGAGGTCGCCGTACTCAACGTCGACTACCGGCTCGCTCCGGAGCACCCCTTTCCGGCCGCGGTCGAGGACTCGGTCGAGGCGTTCCGCTGGCTGCGCGAGCACGCCGGGGAGCACGGCATCGACCCTGATCGGATCGCCGTCGCCGGCGACTCCGCGGGCGGCAACCTCTCCGCCGTCGTCTGCCAGGTGACCCGGGACGAGGGCACCCCCATGCCGGCCTTCCAGGCGCTCGTCGTCCCGGCGACCGACTTCTCGACCGACTACCCGTCGGCCACCACCTTCGCCGAGGGCTACTTCCTGACCCAGACCAACATGGACTGGTACGAGCAGCACTACCTCGGCAACCACGACCGCACGGACCCGCGCGCCTCACCCCTGCTCGCCAACGATCTGTCCGGCCTGCCCCCGGCCTACGTCGCCGTGGCCGGCTGGGACCCCCTTCGCGACGAAGGGGTCGCCTACGCCGAGGCGCTGCGTGCCGCCGGCGTCCCGGTCACCCTGCGCGTCCACGAGGACGCCGTCCACCCCTTCATCAACATCGGCGCGGTCGACCTCGGCCGTCGCTGCCAGACCGAGCTGATCGGCGCCCTGCGCGTCGGTCTCGGCGTCTGA
- a CDS encoding alpha/beta fold hydrolase: MARSTSTTIDYDRAGSGEPVVLVHGIGHRREAWGQIPELLRAAGHEVITLDLPGFGRSPMPRRPDVASVPSTVRQLERLFAELGLDRPHVIGNSLGGLMALQLAANRSVRSATALSPAGFVPLRHLPWVAFALFLLKVSALMPRRVVRAASDRAWLRRLTLRLLYVHPDKVTPEVAYGDAMNLRRAPGFWPHFLRAPWLRYIDGVDSDERPRVPTTVAWGDTDRLLLPSQARIARERMPRAEHVSLPHCGHCPQIDDPELVVRVAAETFARGQVERHAA, encoded by the coding sequence ATGGCGCGCAGCACCTCCACGACGATCGACTACGACCGCGCCGGCTCCGGCGAGCCGGTCGTGCTCGTCCACGGCATTGGCCACCGGCGCGAGGCGTGGGGGCAGATCCCCGAGCTTCTGCGTGCCGCGGGCCACGAGGTCATCACCCTCGACCTCCCCGGCTTCGGCCGCTCGCCGATGCCTCGTCGGCCCGACGTCGCCTCCGTACCGAGCACCGTGCGCCAGCTCGAGCGGCTCTTCGCCGAGCTCGGGCTCGACCGGCCGCACGTCATCGGCAACTCCCTCGGCGGCCTCATGGCACTCCAGCTCGCCGCCAACCGGTCCGTGCGCTCGGCGACGGCGCTCTCCCCGGCCGGTTTCGTCCCCCTTCGTCATCTGCCGTGGGTCGCCTTCGCGCTCTTCCTGCTCAAGGTCTCGGCCCTCATGCCCCGTCGGGTCGTCCGGGCCGCCTCCGACCGCGCCTGGCTGCGCCGGCTCACCCTGCGCCTGCTGTACGTCCACCCCGACAAGGTGACGCCCGAGGTCGCCTACGGCGACGCGATGAACCTCCGCCGCGCGCCTGGCTTCTGGCCACACTTCCTGCGCGCGCCCTGGCTGCGCTACATCGACGGTGTCGACAGCGACGAGCGACCCAGGGTGCCGACGACCGTCGCGTGGGGCGACACCGACCGGCTGCTCCTGCCCTCTCAGGCCCGGATCGCCCGGGAGCGCATGCCCCGGGCAGAGCACGTCAGCCTGCCGCACTGCGGGCACTGCCCCCAGATCGACGACCCCGAGCTCGTCGTCCGGGTCGCGGCGGAGACCTTCGCGCGAGGGCAGGTCGAGCGACATGCCGCCTGA
- a CDS encoding cupin domain-containing protein: MTISSEPTDQGPKPYVVNIERATLENSTYRTTLWTGKFLQMTVMAIAPGDDIGLEVHEGHDQFLRVESGEGKVQMGPAEDQLTFERTVGDDEAILVPAGSWHNVTNVGTEPLKVYSIYGPPEHEHGTVHQLKSDDPEH; the protein is encoded by the coding sequence ATGACCATCTCGTCCGAGCCCACCGACCAGGGCCCGAAGCCCTACGTCGTGAACATCGAGCGGGCCACGCTGGAGAACTCCACGTACCGCACCACGCTGTGGACCGGGAAGTTCCTCCAGATGACCGTCATGGCCATCGCGCCCGGCGACGACATCGGCCTGGAGGTCCACGAGGGACACGACCAGTTCCTGCGCGTCGAGTCCGGCGAGGGCAAGGTCCAGATGGGTCCCGCCGAGGACCAGCTGACCTTCGAGCGGACCGTCGGCGACGACGAAGCGATCCTCGTCCCGGCCGGGTCGTGGCACAACGTCACCAACGTCGGCACCGAGCCGCTCAAGGTCTACTCGATCTACGGTCCGCCCGAGCACGAGCACGGCACCGTCCACCAACTGAAGTCGGACGACCCCGAGCACTGA
- the ahpF gene encoding alkyl hydroperoxide reductase subunit F, with protein MALDAALAGQLKSLLDNLKEPVELIAAYDERPKSTELRELLAEIAEMHPLVTLREAEPADLVERAPGFKIQRGGAPEVAVTFAGLPLGKEFSSLVLALLQVGGHPVKEDEATLAAARAVTGEHHFVTYMSLTCQNCPTVVQALDALAVLNPGVTHTVVEGSLFQDEIDREGIMAVPTVTLNGGSFASGRMELSEILAKLDEVTGGTGSQAAAAALSEREPYEVLVLGGGPAGASAAIYAARKGIRTGLVAERFGGQVNDTMSIENLIGTSKTDGPTLAADLERHVHDYDIDLIKGQSASGITEAGADGLVTVDLASGATLRARSVILATGARWRTMGVPGEDEYRNKGVTFCPHCDGPLFKGKNVAVIGGGNSGVEAAIDLAGVVGHVTVVEFLDEMRADEVLQRKLRSLPNVDIELGRKTIEVVGDGGKVVGLVHEPRIGGEAVTTDLDGVFVQIGLLPNTEWLQGSAVELSERGEIVIDERGATSMPGVFAAGDATVTPYKQIVVALGAGSTAALSAFDHLIRTSAPAGESTTAATKIADGDPIDSDPTDVPDTAGVRA; from the coding sequence GTGGCTCTCGATGCCGCTCTCGCTGGTCAGCTGAAGTCCCTCCTCGACAACCTCAAGGAGCCGGTCGAGCTCATCGCCGCCTACGACGAGCGGCCGAAGTCGACCGAGCTGCGTGAGCTGCTCGCCGAGATCGCCGAGATGCACCCCCTCGTGACGCTGCGCGAGGCCGAGCCCGCCGACCTCGTCGAGCGGGCCCCCGGCTTCAAGATCCAGCGCGGCGGTGCCCCGGAGGTCGCCGTGACCTTCGCCGGGCTGCCGCTCGGCAAGGAGTTCTCCTCCCTCGTCCTCGCCCTGCTCCAGGTCGGCGGGCACCCGGTCAAGGAGGACGAGGCCACCCTCGCGGCGGCCCGCGCTGTGACCGGCGAGCACCACTTCGTGACGTACATGTCGCTCACCTGCCAGAACTGCCCGACGGTCGTCCAGGCGCTCGACGCGCTCGCCGTGCTCAACCCCGGCGTCACCCACACCGTCGTCGAGGGCTCCCTCTTCCAGGACGAGATCGACCGCGAGGGCATCATGGCCGTCCCGACGGTCACGCTCAACGGCGGGTCCTTCGCCTCCGGCCGGATGGAGCTCTCCGAGATCCTCGCCAAGCTCGACGAGGTCACCGGCGGCACCGGCTCGCAGGCCGCCGCGGCGGCGCTCTCCGAGCGTGAGCCCTACGAGGTGCTCGTCCTCGGTGGTGGCCCCGCCGGCGCCTCAGCCGCGATCTACGCGGCCCGCAAGGGGATCCGCACCGGCCTCGTCGCCGAGCGCTTCGGCGGCCAGGTCAACGACACGATGTCGATCGAGAACCTCATCGGCACCTCGAAGACCGACGGCCCGACCCTCGCCGCGGACCTCGAGCGGCACGTCCACGACTACGACATCGACCTCATCAAGGGTCAGTCCGCCTCCGGCATCACCGAGGCCGGCGCCGACGGCCTCGTCACCGTCGACCTCGCCTCCGGCGCCACCCTGCGCGCCCGCTCGGTCATCCTCGCGACCGGTGCCCGCTGGCGCACCATGGGTGTCCCCGGTGAGGACGAGTACCGCAACAAGGGCGTCACCTTCTGCCCCCACTGCGACGGACCCCTCTTCAAGGGCAAGAACGTCGCCGTCATCGGTGGTGGCAACTCCGGTGTCGAGGCCGCGATCGACCTCGCCGGCGTCGTCGGCCACGTGACCGTCGTCGAGTTCCTCGACGAGATGCGCGCCGACGAGGTGCTGCAGCGCAAGCTCCGCAGCCTGCCCAACGTCGACATCGAGCTCGGTCGCAAGACCATCGAGGTCGTCGGCGACGGCGGCAAGGTCGTCGGACTGGTCCACGAGCCCCGCATCGGCGGCGAGGCGGTCACCACCGACCTCGACGGTGTCTTCGTCCAGATCGGCCTGCTGCCCAACACCGAGTGGCTGCAGGGCAGCGCCGTCGAGCTGAGCGAGCGCGGCGAGATCGTCATCGACGAGCGCGGCGCGACGAGCATGCCGGGCGTCTTCGCCGCCGGCGACGCGACCGTCACGCCGTACAAGCAGATCGTCGTCGCCCTCGGCGCCGGCTCGACCGCGGCGCTGTCGGCCTTCGACCACCTCATCCGCACCTCGGCCCCGGCCGGTGAGAGCACGACCGCCGCGACGAAGATCGCCGACGGCGACCCGATCGACTCCGACCCGACCGACGTGCCGGACACCGCCGGCGTGCGAGCCTGA
- the ahpC gene encoding alkyl hydroperoxide reductase subunit C: MSLINTQIKPFQATGFVGGEFKDFSSEDIAGKWAIFFFYPADFTFVCPTELGDLADHYEALQGMGVEVFSVSTDTHFTHKAWHETSETIGKIGYPMLGDPTGKISRAFEILREDEGLANRGTFLVDPDGIIQFAEVTAEGIGRNASELVRKVKAAQYVRNNPGQVCPAKWEEGEDTLTPGLDLVGKI; this comes from the coding sequence ATGTCGCTGATCAACACCCAGATCAAGCCCTTCCAGGCCACCGGTTTCGTCGGTGGGGAGTTCAAGGACTTCTCGAGCGAGGACATCGCCGGCAAGTGGGCGATCTTCTTCTTCTACCCGGCTGACTTCACCTTCGTCTGCCCGACCGAGCTCGGCGACCTGGCCGACCACTACGAGGCGCTCCAGGGCATGGGTGTCGAGGTCTTCTCCGTCTCCACCGACACGCACTTCACCCACAAGGCGTGGCACGAGACCTCCGAGACCATCGGCAAGATCGGCTACCCGATGCTCGGCGACCCGACCGGCAAGATCTCCCGCGCCTTCGAGATCCTCCGCGAGGACGAGGGCCTGGCCAACCGTGGCACCTTCCTCGTCGACCCCGACGGCATCATCCAGTTCGCCGAGGTCACCGCCGAGGGCATCGGCCGCAACGCCTCCGAGCTCGTCCGCAAGGTCAAGGCCGCCCAGTACGTCCGCAACAACCCCGGCCAGGTCTGCCCGGCCAAGTGGGAAGAGGGCGAGGACACCCTCACCCCGGGTCTGGACCTCGTCGGCAAGATCTGA
- a CDS encoding exonuclease domain-containing protein: MIFGRVRSLERQRTAAADKTPPGPLRDYLLTPLPEPSTPVESLPLLAIDIETTGLDTSRDHVLAIGWIPVDGEVIDLAGARRVVLRADAEVGQSATIHGLTDDDLAEGVPPVEALGEVLQALAGRVLLAHHASIETDFLAAACRRAFGVPLLTTSVDTLALQHRLVTEGVGAVAEPRPGALRLWAARERYGLPRYRAHEPLTDALACAELYLAQTAELSLRSRKPLTLRAVRST; encoded by the coding sequence ATGATCTTCGGCAGAGTGCGCTCGCTCGAGCGGCAGCGGACCGCAGCCGCCGACAAGACGCCGCCGGGACCCCTTCGTGACTACCTGTTGACCCCCCTCCCCGAGCCGAGCACACCCGTGGAGTCGTTGCCGCTGCTGGCCATCGACATCGAGACCACGGGTCTCGACACCTCCCGCGACCACGTCCTTGCCATCGGGTGGATCCCCGTCGACGGCGAGGTGATCGACCTCGCCGGGGCCAGGCGCGTCGTGCTCCGGGCCGACGCCGAGGTCGGCCAGTCCGCGACGATCCACGGGCTGACCGACGACGACCTGGCCGAAGGGGTGCCCCCGGTGGAGGCGCTCGGTGAGGTCCTGCAGGCGCTCGCGGGGCGGGTGCTCCTGGCGCACCACGCGAGCATCGAGACCGACTTCCTCGCGGCCGCCTGCCGGAGGGCCTTCGGGGTGCCGCTCCTCACGACGAGCGTCGACACGCTCGCGCTGCAGCACCGGCTCGTCACCGAGGGGGTCGGGGCGGTGGCCGAGCCCCGGCCCGGGGCCCTGCGGCTGTGGGCAGCGCGGGAGCGCTACGGGCTGCCCCGCTACCGGGCGCACGAGCCGCTCACCGATGCGCTCGCCTGCGCCGAGCTCTACCTCGCGCAGACGGCCGAGCTCTCGTTGCGATCGCGCAAGCCGCTGACGCTCAGGGCGGTCCGCAGCACCTGA